A portion of the Melanotaenia boesemani isolate fMelBoe1 chromosome 2, fMelBoe1.pri, whole genome shotgun sequence genome contains these proteins:
- the dnaja3a gene encoding dnaJ heat shock protein family (Hsp40) member A3a isoform X1: MKYYPGARNQSDAYSLLGMRSVCRAVATVGMMASSVARCSSRWITVVVSSGCQRAAGSVISFDHGGVRRFSTLGGEKLWRGGSMGCNGAGKALTLRGLSGLKSPHVVYTLSFHSSASSSSKQDYYQILGVPRTATQKEIKKAYYQMAKKYHPDTNKDDPQAKEKFAQLAEAYEILSDDGKRKQYDIYGSTGFDAGQAGGGGGQHYWTGHASNVDPEELFRKIFGEFSGGRGFGDFNAIFDQPQEYFMELTFTQAAKGVNKEITVNIETTCQRCDGKGHEPGTKVQHCHHCNGSGMETVNTGPFVMRSTCRRCGGKGTVISTPCNSCRGTGQTKQRKTVMVPVPAGVEDGQTVRMPVGKKEIFITFRVQKSPVFRRDGADIHSDVYVSVAQAILGGTARAQGLYETLNLTIPTGIQTDHRIRLAGKGIARVSGYGFGDHYIHVKIKIPKTLTDRQRALLMSYAEDESDVEGTVNGVTATNTGGGSSCKQSEVEQSGHDQEEAELQEQGGFLSKLKKLFSSS; this comes from the exons ATGAAGTACTACCCCGG cgCAAGAAACCAATCTGATGCCTACTCCCTCCTGGGCATGCGCAGTGTGTGCAGAGCGGTGGCCACTGTAGGAATGATGGCGTCCTCGGTAGCTCGCTGTTCCTCACGCTGGATTACTGTCGTCGTGTCCTCTGGATGTCAGAGGGCTGCCGGTTCCGTTATCTCCTTTGACCATGGAGGAGTCCGACGGTTCTCGACACTGGGAGGAGAAAAACTATGGCGAGGGGGAAGCATGGGGTGCAACGGAGCTGGGAAAGCGTTGACATTGAGAGGGCTGTCAG GCCTCAAATCACCACATGTAGTCTACACCCTGTCCTTTCACTCAAGTGCCTCATCCAGCAGCAAGCAGGACTACTACCAGATTCTAGGGGTACCTCGCACAGCAACCCAGAAAGAAATCAAGAAAGCTTATTACCAG ATGGCAAAAAAATACCACCCCGACACCAACAAAGATGATCCACAAGCTAAGGAAAAATTTGCTCAGCTGGCTGAAGCATATGAG ATTCTTAGTGATGACGGGAAGAGGAAGCAATATGACATATACGGCTCAACAGGCTTTGACGCTGGTCAGGCAGGcggtggaggagggcagcacTACTGGACTGGACATGCCAGCAACGTGGACCCAGAAGAGCTTTTCCGCAAAATCTTTGGAGAATTCTCAGGAGGCCGCGGCTTTGGAGACTTTAACGCCATATTTGATCAGCCACAAGAG TACTTCATGGAGCTAACATTCACTCAGGCAGCAAAAGGAGTCAACAAAGAGATAACTGTTAACATAGAAACAACTTGCCAACGTTGCGATGGTAAGGGTCATGAGCCAGGCACTAAAGTTCAACACTGCCACCACTGCAACGGTTCCGGCATG GAAACAGTAAATACAGGCCCATTTGTGATGCGCTCTACATGTCGTCGCTGTGGTGGCAAAGGCACAGTCATTTCCACCCCCTGTAACTCTTGCCGTGGTACTGGACAGACCAAGCAGAGGAAGACTGTGATGGTTCCTGTGCCTGCAG gagtGGAGGATGGTCAGACAGTCAGAATGCCAGTTGGAAAGAAGGAGATCTTTATCACATTTCGG GTCCAAAAAAGCCCAGTTTTCAGAAGGGACGGTGCAGACATCCACTCTGATGTTTATGTCTCTGTAGCCCAAGCCATCCTGGGTGGCACAGCTAGAGCACAAGGCCTTTATGAAACACTCAATTTAACA atcCCAACAGGAATCCAGACAGACCACAGGATCCGCCTGGCAGGGAAAGGAATTGCTCGAGTCAGTGGCTATGGCTTTGGAGATCACTACATccatgtcaaaataaaaatacccAA GACGctgacagacaggcagagagcTCTGTTGATGAGCTACGCTGAAGACGAGTCAGACGTAGAGGGGACAGTCAATGGTGTTACTGCCACCAACACCG GTGGGGGCAGCAGTTGTAAACAGTCTGAGGTAGAGCAAAGTGGGCATGACCAGGAGGAGGCAGAGTTGCAAGAACAGGGGGGATTCCTCtccaaattaaagaaattatttagttCTTCCTGA
- the dnaja3a gene encoding dnaJ heat shock protein family (Hsp40) member A3a isoform X2, translating to MKYYPGARNQSDAYSLLGMRSVCRAVATVGMMASSVARCSSRWITVVVSSGCQRAAGSVISFDHGGVRRFSTLGGEKLWRGGSMGCNGAGKALTLRGLSGLKSPHVVYTLSFHSSASSSSKQDYYQILGVPRTATQKEIKKAYYQMAKKYHPDTNKDDPQAKEKFAQLAEAYEILSDDGKRKQYDIYGSTGFDAGQAGGGGGQHYWTGHASNVDPEELFRKIFGEFSGGRGFGDFNAIFDQPQEYFMELTFTQAAKGVNKEITVNIETTCQRCDGKGHEPGTKVQHCHHCNGSGMETVNTGPFVMRSTCRRCGGKGTVISTPCNSCRGTGQTKQRKTVMVPVPAGVEDGQTVRMPVGKKEIFITFRVQKSPVFRRDGADIHSDVYVSVAQAILGGTARAQGLYETLNLTIPTGIQTDHRIRLAGKGIARVSGYGFGDHYIHVKIKIPKTLTDRQRALLMSYAEDESDVEGTVNGVTATNTGKRSSWN from the exons ATGAAGTACTACCCCGG cgCAAGAAACCAATCTGATGCCTACTCCCTCCTGGGCATGCGCAGTGTGTGCAGAGCGGTGGCCACTGTAGGAATGATGGCGTCCTCGGTAGCTCGCTGTTCCTCACGCTGGATTACTGTCGTCGTGTCCTCTGGATGTCAGAGGGCTGCCGGTTCCGTTATCTCCTTTGACCATGGAGGAGTCCGACGGTTCTCGACACTGGGAGGAGAAAAACTATGGCGAGGGGGAAGCATGGGGTGCAACGGAGCTGGGAAAGCGTTGACATTGAGAGGGCTGTCAG GCCTCAAATCACCACATGTAGTCTACACCCTGTCCTTTCACTCAAGTGCCTCATCCAGCAGCAAGCAGGACTACTACCAGATTCTAGGGGTACCTCGCACAGCAACCCAGAAAGAAATCAAGAAAGCTTATTACCAG ATGGCAAAAAAATACCACCCCGACACCAACAAAGATGATCCACAAGCTAAGGAAAAATTTGCTCAGCTGGCTGAAGCATATGAG ATTCTTAGTGATGACGGGAAGAGGAAGCAATATGACATATACGGCTCAACAGGCTTTGACGCTGGTCAGGCAGGcggtggaggagggcagcacTACTGGACTGGACATGCCAGCAACGTGGACCCAGAAGAGCTTTTCCGCAAAATCTTTGGAGAATTCTCAGGAGGCCGCGGCTTTGGAGACTTTAACGCCATATTTGATCAGCCACAAGAG TACTTCATGGAGCTAACATTCACTCAGGCAGCAAAAGGAGTCAACAAAGAGATAACTGTTAACATAGAAACAACTTGCCAACGTTGCGATGGTAAGGGTCATGAGCCAGGCACTAAAGTTCAACACTGCCACCACTGCAACGGTTCCGGCATG GAAACAGTAAATACAGGCCCATTTGTGATGCGCTCTACATGTCGTCGCTGTGGTGGCAAAGGCACAGTCATTTCCACCCCCTGTAACTCTTGCCGTGGTACTGGACAGACCAAGCAGAGGAAGACTGTGATGGTTCCTGTGCCTGCAG gagtGGAGGATGGTCAGACAGTCAGAATGCCAGTTGGAAAGAAGGAGATCTTTATCACATTTCGG GTCCAAAAAAGCCCAGTTTTCAGAAGGGACGGTGCAGACATCCACTCTGATGTTTATGTCTCTGTAGCCCAAGCCATCCTGGGTGGCACAGCTAGAGCACAAGGCCTTTATGAAACACTCAATTTAACA atcCCAACAGGAATCCAGACAGACCACAGGATCCGCCTGGCAGGGAAAGGAATTGCTCGAGTCAGTGGCTATGGCTTTGGAGATCACTACATccatgtcaaaataaaaatacccAA GACGctgacagacaggcagagagcTCTGTTGATGAGCTACGCTGAAGACGAGTCAGACGTAGAGGGGACAGTCAATGGTGTTACTGCCACCAACACCG gtAAAAGATCTTCCTGGAACTGA
- the hmox2b gene encoding heme oxygenase 2, translating to METPASMSNGAGHGYEEKENTLSPEDLSEMLAAGTKEVHEKAENTQFVKDFLRGRIRKELFKLGAVALYYTYTAMEEEIERNKDHPHFAPLYFPTELHRHEALARDLEYFYGPEWKSQVSCSQATQCYVDRIHQVGQEDPVLLVAHAYTRYMGDLSGGQVLKKVAQRALKLPPTGEGLEFYQFDGIHSAKAFKQLYRSRMNELELDMETKKKLVDEAVKAFHFNMEVFEELEEIGKTIQEDVLDAGMPVHGEMGGDISKCPYYAAKMTASGGTAYACQLAMAVLRHPAGQVLFATWFAALAGLAAWYLM from the exons ATGGAGACGCCAGCGAGTATGTCCAACGGAGCAGGGCATGGTTatgaggagaaagaaaacaccCTCAG TCCAGAGGACTTGTCTGAGATGCTGGCAGCAGGGACCAAGGAGGTTCATGAAAAGGCTGAGAACACACAGTTTGTGAAAGATTTCCTCAGGGGACGCATCCGTAAAGAACTCTTCAAG ctTGGTGCTGTGGCGCTGTATTACACCTACACTGCCATGGAGGAGGAGATTGAAAGAAACAAGGACCACCCCCACTTTGCCCCTCTTTATTTTCCTACAGAGCTGCATCGCCACGAAGCTCTAGCCCGTGACCTTGAGTACTTTTATGGTCCAGAATGGAAAAGTCAGGTTAGCTGCTCCCAAGCTACTCAGTGCTATGTGGACCGTATCCACCAAGTAGGGCAGGAGGACCCAGTATTGCTGGTGGCCCATGCCTACACACGCTATATGGGGGACCTGTCCGGGGGCCAGGTGTTGAAGAAGGTGGCTCAGAGAGCTTTGAAGCTGCCGCCTACAGGAGAGGGCCTGGAGTTCTACCAGTTTGATGGCATCCATAGCGCCAAAGCATTCAAGCAGCTGTACCGAAGTCGGATGAATGAGCTGGAACTGGACATGGAGACAAAGAAGAAACTGGTGGATGAGGCTGTCAAAGCCTTTCATTTCAACATGGAG GTATTTGAGGAGTTAGAAGAGATCGGCAAAACTATTCAGGAGGATGTTTTAGATGCTGGCATGCCTGTTCATGGAGAAATGGGCGGAGACATCAGCAAATGTCCTTACTATGCTGCTAAAATGA CTGCATCGGGTGGAACTGCATACGCTTGTCAGCTGGCCATGGCTGTTCTCAGACACCCAGCAGGACAGGTCCTGTTTGCTACTTGGTTTGCTGCCTTGGCTGGATTAGCGGCATGGTATCTGATGTGA
- the LOC121628581 gene encoding uncharacterized protein LOC121628581 isoform X1 has protein sequence MIYFVLLREECKSTNSHTATMSLVSTVHQAVKSYKDEQAKLNGSIRVLNEILQSLTWQPKAGSQESTSADDVAADADVPPGEKEDMELLERALEKALRIRSGSESSRKDSSGKNLAGTHKKTDACMDVLHSSTTSKESQRAMRLTSKSASHDRKTLNPRPSASFKPGKSKTTNNRKIIQSHPPSLAQAVHQTSRKLQQAVLASASPDEITTSLTKNKTVRSNMPSDKAAPVSGPSSSNKLSILDADWSGASILLQKNGLPSEQTTKWKSLRSKQNRLWEKVIALQRKPVPGRSHFMERMRAMFPRDWPCGSPDQTRTLLHRRIHQGLDLAQRFQAEELLAKQASEMATDLGAEQSKYDSCLTLERLQLMVAELQIFAHQVKKEWKAWDRWRPDGGCLCPTGANIVWGDGITSPLPPTITYRAEAELQELERLRMRVALLQQENYLEQVLLDSLSPQFSSLVPGPGRPNPSVLRDIYSLLGEGGKRFPAIILDSEPE, from the exons ATGATATATTTCGTGTTATTGCGGGAGGAATGCAAGAGCACCAACAGCCACACAGCGACCATGTCCCTAGTGTCAACGGTTCATCAAGCTGTAAAGTCCTACAAAGACGAACAAGCTAAACTCAATGGCAGTATTCGAGTCTTGAACGAAATCTTACAGAGCTT GACTTGGCAACCCAAGGCAGGTtcacaagagtcaacatcagcaGATGATGTTGCTGCAG ATGCAGATGTCCCACCAGGGGAGAAGGAAGATATGGAACTGCTTGAGCGAGCACTGGAAAAAGCTCTTCGAATCCGCTCTGGCTCAGAGAGTTCTAGAAAGGACTCTAGTGGTAAAAACCTTGCTGGAACTCACAAGAAAACAGACGCATGCATGGATGTACTGCATTCATCAACAACATCCAAAGAAAGTCAAAGAGCCATGAGATTAACCTCTAAATCGGCCAGTCATGACAGAAAGACATTGAACCCAAGGCCTTCAGCAAGTTTCAAACCAGGAAAGTCCAAAACCACAAATAACAGAAAGATCATTCAAAGCCATCCACCCTCTTTGGCTCAGGCTGTGCACCAGACATCAAGAAAATTGCAGCAGGCTGTCTTGGCATCTGCTTCTCCTGATGAGATCACAACATCGCTTACTAAAAACAAGACAGTCAGAAGCAATATGCCGAGTGACAAAGCTGCACCTGTATCCGGGCCTTCTTCAAGTAACAAACTGTCCATTTTGGATGCAGATTGGTCCGGGGCAAGCATTTTGCTGCAAAAGAATGG GTTGCCATCTGAACAAACAACTAAATGGAAATCTTTAAGGAGCAAGCAAAACAG ATTGTGGGAAAAAGTAATTGCCCTACAGAGGAAACCTGTGCCTGGGAGGAGTCACTTCATGGAGAGAATGAGAGCTATG TTTCCCAGGGATTGGCCATGTGGTAGTCCAGATCAGACCAGGACTCTGCTGCACAGACGGATTCACCAAGGGCTCGACCTCGCACAGCGCTTTCAGGCAGAGGAGCTTTTGGCTAAGCAGGCATCAGAAATGGCCACAGACCTGG GTGCTGAGCAAAGCAAGTATGATTCCTGTCTGACACTTGAAAGATTGCAGCTGATGGTAGCAGAGCTCCAGATCTTTGCACATCAAGTGAAAAAAG AGTGGAAAGCATGGGATCGATGGAGGCCAGATGGAGGTTGTCTTTGCCCCACTGGGGCAAACATCGTGTGGGGAGACGGGATAACTTCACCCCTGCCCCCGACTATAACTTATAGGGCAGAGGCAGAGCTCCAAGAGCTGGAGAGGCTGCGGATGAGAGTGGCACTGCTGCAACAAGAGAATTACCTGGAACAG GTCCTGTTGGACTCTCTGTCCCCTCAGTTTTCATCTCTAGTACCTGGACCTGGACGTCCCAACCCCAGTGTGCTGAGAGACATCTATTCCCTGCTGGGAGAAGGAGGGAAGCGTTTCCCTGCCATAATCCTGGACTCTGAGCCTGAATGA
- the LOC121628581 gene encoding uncharacterized protein LOC121628581 isoform X2, producing MMLLQLVLDADADVPPGEKEDMELLERALEKALRIRSGSESSRKDSSGKNLAGTHKKTDACMDVLHSSTTSKESQRAMRLTSKSASHDRKTLNPRPSASFKPGKSKTTNNRKIIQSHPPSLAQAVHQTSRKLQQAVLASASPDEITTSLTKNKTVRSNMPSDKAAPVSGPSSSNKLSILDADWSGASILLQKNGLPSEQTTKWKSLRSKQNRLWEKVIALQRKPVPGRSHFMERMRAMFPRDWPCGSPDQTRTLLHRRIHQGLDLAQRFQAEELLAKQASEMATDLGAEQSKYDSCLTLERLQLMVAELQIFAHQVKKEWKAWDRWRPDGGCLCPTGANIVWGDGITSPLPPTITYRAEAELQELERLRMRVALLQQENYLEQVLLDSLSPQFSSLVPGPGRPNPSVLRDIYSLLGEGGKRFPAIILDSEPE from the exons ATGATGTTGCTGCAG CTTGTTCTTGATGCAGATGCAGATGTCCCACCAGGGGAGAAGGAAGATATGGAACTGCTTGAGCGAGCACTGGAAAAAGCTCTTCGAATCCGCTCTGGCTCAGAGAGTTCTAGAAAGGACTCTAGTGGTAAAAACCTTGCTGGAACTCACAAGAAAACAGACGCATGCATGGATGTACTGCATTCATCAACAACATCCAAAGAAAGTCAAAGAGCCATGAGATTAACCTCTAAATCGGCCAGTCATGACAGAAAGACATTGAACCCAAGGCCTTCAGCAAGTTTCAAACCAGGAAAGTCCAAAACCACAAATAACAGAAAGATCATTCAAAGCCATCCACCCTCTTTGGCTCAGGCTGTGCACCAGACATCAAGAAAATTGCAGCAGGCTGTCTTGGCATCTGCTTCTCCTGATGAGATCACAACATCGCTTACTAAAAACAAGACAGTCAGAAGCAATATGCCGAGTGACAAAGCTGCACCTGTATCCGGGCCTTCTTCAAGTAACAAACTGTCCATTTTGGATGCAGATTGGTCCGGGGCAAGCATTTTGCTGCAAAAGAATGG GTTGCCATCTGAACAAACAACTAAATGGAAATCTTTAAGGAGCAAGCAAAACAG ATTGTGGGAAAAAGTAATTGCCCTACAGAGGAAACCTGTGCCTGGGAGGAGTCACTTCATGGAGAGAATGAGAGCTATG TTTCCCAGGGATTGGCCATGTGGTAGTCCAGATCAGACCAGGACTCTGCTGCACAGACGGATTCACCAAGGGCTCGACCTCGCACAGCGCTTTCAGGCAGAGGAGCTTTTGGCTAAGCAGGCATCAGAAATGGCCACAGACCTGG GTGCTGAGCAAAGCAAGTATGATTCCTGTCTGACACTTGAAAGATTGCAGCTGATGGTAGCAGAGCTCCAGATCTTTGCACATCAAGTGAAAAAAG AGTGGAAAGCATGGGATCGATGGAGGCCAGATGGAGGTTGTCTTTGCCCCACTGGGGCAAACATCGTGTGGGGAGACGGGATAACTTCACCCCTGCCCCCGACTATAACTTATAGGGCAGAGGCAGAGCTCCAAGAGCTGGAGAGGCTGCGGATGAGAGTGGCACTGCTGCAACAAGAGAATTACCTGGAACAG GTCCTGTTGGACTCTCTGTCCCCTCAGTTTTCATCTCTAGTACCTGGACCTGGACGTCCCAACCCCAGTGTGCTGAGAGACATCTATTCCCTGCTGGGAGAAGGAGGGAAGCGTTTCCCTGCCATAATCCTGGACTCTGAGCCTGAATGA
- the LOC121628581 gene encoding uncharacterized protein LOC121628581 isoform X3: MELLERALEKALRIRSGSESSRKDSSGKNLAGTHKKTDACMDVLHSSTTSKESQRAMRLTSKSASHDRKTLNPRPSASFKPGKSKTTNNRKIIQSHPPSLAQAVHQTSRKLQQAVLASASPDEITTSLTKNKTVRSNMPSDKAAPVSGPSSSNKLSILDADWSGASILLQKNGLPSEQTTKWKSLRSKQNRLWEKVIALQRKPVPGRSHFMERMRAMFPRDWPCGSPDQTRTLLHRRIHQGLDLAQRFQAEELLAKQASEMATDLGAEQSKYDSCLTLERLQLMVAELQIFAHQVKKEWKAWDRWRPDGGCLCPTGANIVWGDGITSPLPPTITYRAEAELQELERLRMRVALLQQENYLEQVLLDSLSPQFSSLVPGPGRPNPSVLRDIYSLLGEGGKRFPAIILDSEPE; this comes from the exons ATGGAACTGCTTGAGCGAGCACTGGAAAAAGCTCTTCGAATCCGCTCTGGCTCAGAGAGTTCTAGAAAGGACTCTAGTGGTAAAAACCTTGCTGGAACTCACAAGAAAACAGACGCATGCATGGATGTACTGCATTCATCAACAACATCCAAAGAAAGTCAAAGAGCCATGAGATTAACCTCTAAATCGGCCAGTCATGACAGAAAGACATTGAACCCAAGGCCTTCAGCAAGTTTCAAACCAGGAAAGTCCAAAACCACAAATAACAGAAAGATCATTCAAAGCCATCCACCCTCTTTGGCTCAGGCTGTGCACCAGACATCAAGAAAATTGCAGCAGGCTGTCTTGGCATCTGCTTCTCCTGATGAGATCACAACATCGCTTACTAAAAACAAGACAGTCAGAAGCAATATGCCGAGTGACAAAGCTGCACCTGTATCCGGGCCTTCTTCAAGTAACAAACTGTCCATTTTGGATGCAGATTGGTCCGGGGCAAGCATTTTGCTGCAAAAGAATGG GTTGCCATCTGAACAAACAACTAAATGGAAATCTTTAAGGAGCAAGCAAAACAG ATTGTGGGAAAAAGTAATTGCCCTACAGAGGAAACCTGTGCCTGGGAGGAGTCACTTCATGGAGAGAATGAGAGCTATG TTTCCCAGGGATTGGCCATGTGGTAGTCCAGATCAGACCAGGACTCTGCTGCACAGACGGATTCACCAAGGGCTCGACCTCGCACAGCGCTTTCAGGCAGAGGAGCTTTTGGCTAAGCAGGCATCAGAAATGGCCACAGACCTGG GTGCTGAGCAAAGCAAGTATGATTCCTGTCTGACACTTGAAAGATTGCAGCTGATGGTAGCAGAGCTCCAGATCTTTGCACATCAAGTGAAAAAAG AGTGGAAAGCATGGGATCGATGGAGGCCAGATGGAGGTTGTCTTTGCCCCACTGGGGCAAACATCGTGTGGGGAGACGGGATAACTTCACCCCTGCCCCCGACTATAACTTATAGGGCAGAGGCAGAGCTCCAAGAGCTGGAGAGGCTGCGGATGAGAGTGGCACTGCTGCAACAAGAGAATTACCTGGAACAG GTCCTGTTGGACTCTCTGTCCCCTCAGTTTTCATCTCTAGTACCTGGACCTGGACGTCCCAACCCCAGTGTGCTGAGAGACATCTATTCCCTGCTGGGAGAAGGAGGGAAGCGTTTCCCTGCCATAATCCTGGACTCTGAGCCTGAATGA